A single genomic interval of Malania oleifera isolate guangnan ecotype guangnan chromosome 13, ASM2987363v1, whole genome shotgun sequence harbors:
- the LOC131145434 gene encoding arabinogalactan protein 41 produces MAISRASLEFNVVAIMALIFAIVLPAANAESPAPAPAPTSDGTTIDQGIAYVLMLAALVLTYLIHPLDASSPYKLF; encoded by the exons ATGGCAATCTCCAGGGCTTCCTTGGAGTTTAATGTGGTGGCCATCATGGCTCTCATCTTCGCCATTGTTTTGCCTGCAGCAAATGCAGAGTCCCCTGCTCCTGCCCCAGCTCCTACCAGCGATG GGACAACAATAGATCAAGGGATTGCATACGTGCTAATGCTGGCGGCATTGGTGCTCACTTACCTCATCCACCCACTCGACGCCTCATCTCCCTACAAGCTCTTCTAA
- the LOC131145433 gene encoding receptor-like protein EIX2, whose translation MISEAHLSNLSRLRFLDLSYNPLALNLSFDWLPPFKLDIIHLSGCKLGPHFPEWLKTQNNCSELDISGARISDVIPNWFWELSPRLSLLNLSYNQIDGLLPNLSVKFQDSIKIDLSSNNFCGAVMPSLFPNVSLLDLSKNKFNGSVSFLCKISGESLLHLDLSDNLLLGDLPNCWMHLKKLSVFHLQNNKLSGNIPSSMGSLFSIYSLRLRNNDFTGELPSSFQNCTSLTVLDLGENQFSGIIPAWIGDSLLDLVVLSLRDNQFYGTIPQSLCYLSHIQILDLSLNNISGNIPKCINNFTTMAQANLGVEGKRVFLYSNSIANFYWNSHGDLFYEMVEDAFLGWKGKELEYKNAVRLVKSLDLSSNKLTGEIPSEITCLEGLVGLNLSRNSMKGSIPSNIGRMRSLDFLDLSMNHLAGEIPASLSQINRLGVLDLSCNNLSGKIPRGTQLQGYNASVYMGNPQLCGLPLLKRCPGDEVTQDPPSTGGNEDNRNTQGDEAVLGIFPWYYYGMGLGFAVGFFGVCGTLVLKSSWRNAYFEFLNSMKDRIYVMLAIYLARFWRRLKNHRY comes from the coding sequence ATGATTTCTGAAGCTCACCTGTCTAATCTCTCCAGATTACGATTCTTGGACTTGTCTTACAATCCATTAGCTCTGAACCTAAGCTTTGACTGGCTTCCTCCTTTCAAATTGGATATTATACATTTGAGCGGTTGCAAGCTAGGGCCTCATTTCCCAGAGTGGCTAAAAACTCAAAATAATTGTTCTGAGCTTGATATCTCTGGGGCTAGAATTTCAGATGTTATCCCAAATTGGTTTTGGGAACTATCTCCAAGATTAAGTCTCTTGAATCTATCCTACAACCAAATCGATGGTTTGTTGCCCAATTTGTCTGTGAAGTTCCAAGATTCAATTAAAATAGATTTAAGTTCTAATAATTTCTGCGGTGCAGTAATGCCATCATTGTTTCCTAATGTGTCATTATTGGATCTCTCAAAAAACAAATTCAATGGGTCTGTTTCGTTCTTATGCAAGATTTCCGGAGAATCTTTGTTGCATCTTGACTTGTCAGACAACCTACTCTTAGGGGACCTACCCAATTGTTGGAtgcatttgaaaaaattaagtgTTTTTCATTTGCAAAACAATAAATTGTCTGGGAATATTCCTAGCTCAATGGGCTCCCTATTTAGCATCTACAGTTTGCGTTTACGCAACAATGACTTTACTGGAGAATTGCCTTCATCATTTCAAAATTGCACGTCGTTGACAGTTCTTGATCTGGGAGAAAATCAATTTTCTGGCATAATACCAGCATGGATAGGGGATAGCCTATTGGATTTGGTTGTCCTTAGTTTAAGAGATAATCAATTCTATGGAACCATACCCCAAAGCCTCTGCTACCTATCACATATTCAAATCTTGGATCTCTCTCTAAACAACATCTCAGGAAACATACCAAAATGCATCAACAATTTTACTACCATGGCTCAGGCGAATTTGGGTGTGGAAGGGAAAAGAGTGTTTCTTTATTCTAATTCAATTGCTAATTTTTATTGGAATTCTCATGGTGACCTGTTCTATGAGATGGTTGAAGATGCATTCTTGGGCTGGAAGGGAAAagagttggagtacaaaaatgctGTGCGTCTTGTCAAGAGCCTTGATCTTTCAAGCAATAAACTAACTGGAGAAATTCCTAGCGAAATCACGTGCCTTGAAGGATTGGTGGGCTTGAATCTATCAAGGAACTCCATGAAAGGGTCAATTCCTTCAAACATTGGTCGGATGAGATCATTAGATTTTCTTGATTTGTCTATGAATCATCTTGCTGGTGAAATCCCTGCAAGTCTTTCTCAAATAAATCGCCTTGGTGTCTTGGATTTATCATGTAACAACTTGTCAGGAAAGATTCCAAGAGGCACTCAATTACAAGGCTACAACGCCTCTGTCTACATGGGAAATCCTCAACTTTGTGGGCTCCCGCTTCTGAAAAGGTGCCCAGGGGACGAAGTGACTCAAGACCCACCGTCTACTGGTGGCAATGAAGACAATAGAAATACTCAAGGAGATGAAGCTGTGCTTGGAATATTCCCATGGTACTATTATGGTATGGGGCTTGGATTTGCAGTAGGATTTTTCGGAGTTTGCGGTACTCTAGTGCTCAAGAGTTCATGGAGAAATGCCTATTTCGAATTCTTGAACAGTATGAAGGACAGAATCTACGTGATGCTTGCAATTTATTTGGCTCGATTTTGGAGGAGGCTTAAAAACCATAGGTACTGA
- the LOC131146720 gene encoding receptor-like protein EIX1 translates to MCRRSFQFQLLPAYIVVLLSMRMVVIGVDSGVRDAGIHCVERERRALLMFKRELIDEDDILSSWATDEENKNCCNWMGVHCSNRTGHVIRLNLGSNSLGGNISSSLLGLQHLYHLDLSENYFGWYTPVPDFIGSLSNLRYLNLSFSFFSGTLPYQLGNLSNLHALDLSWNYDMYFSNLEWLSHLPHLEYLDMRDVNLSSAIDWQQATNGLSFLTHLYLGGCGLSQIVPPSPHQVNHSSSLLVLDLSENNLNSSIYQWVFNFSSNLVQVDLSSNNLQGPIPEAFGRLCGLKSLLLYMNELSQKLSGLFETLLGGCGGHLFEILD, encoded by the coding sequence ATGTGCAGAAGGTCCTTTCAGTTTCAGCTTCTGCCCGCATACATTGTCGTGTTGCTAAGCATGAGGATGGTTGTGATTGGAGTTGATTCTGGAGTCAGAGATGCTGGCATCCATTGCGTAGAAAGGGAGAGGCGTGCTCTGCTCATGTTTAAACGAGAGCTCATCGATGAAGATGACATTCTCTCTTCTTGGGCAACTGATGAAGAAAACAAAAATTGTTGCAACTGGATGGGAGTTCACTGTAGCAACCGAACTGGTCATGTGATTCGGCTCAACCTTGGGTCCAACTCTTTGGGAGGTAACATTAGTTCTTCACTGCTTGGATTGCAACATCTCTATCATCTGGACCTCAGTGAAAACTATTTTGGTTGGTATACTCCTGTCCCAGACTTCATTGGTTCCCTTAGCAATTTAAGATATCTCAATCTGTCATTTTCTTTCTTTAGTGGAACACTGCCTTACCAGCTTGGAAATCTTTCTAACTTGCATGCTCTTGACCTCAGCTGGAACTATGATATGTATTTTTCAAATCTTGAGTGGCTTTCTCATCTCCCTCATTTGGAATACCTCGACATGAGGGATGTCAATCTCAGTAGTGCCATTGATTGGCAGCAAGCAACTAATGGTCTCTCTTTTCTAACACACTTATACCTAGGTGGGTGTGGCCTCTCTCAAATAGTTCCTCCCTCTCCCCACCAAGTTAACCATTCttcatctcttcttgttcttgaTCTCTCTGAAAACAATCTCAATTCTTCCATATACCAATGGGTTTTCAACTTCAGCAGCAACCTTGTGCAGGTTGACCTCTCGAGTAACAACTTGCAAGGTCCAATTCCGGAAGCTTTTGGGAGATTATGTGGGTTGAAGTCATTGCTTCTATATATGAATGAGTTGAGCCAAAAGCTTTCAGGGCTTTTTGAAACACTACTAGGCGGTTGTGGAGGGCACTTATTCGAGATTTTGGACTGA